ATGTGAGTCAGGTAACGCTCTGGCGTCTACATAGGATTATATTACTACTAAGTGTGAAGTAGTTGAGGGCAACTTTATATAACCAATAAAAGATGTTATCATCTTTAGTATACTTCAGTAGTATACCTGCTCCACAGATGAAACGTTATCAAATAAAAGAACGCATGGTAACAAGTATTATCTGTAAGATATATAAATGTCAACTGTAGTAGCTATGCGCctaaatatttcttttctttttacttgtAATTATGACCCAAAAAAATTGGGCCATAGAATTTCTTGGGTCAGGTTCAAGCAAAGCCATATTTATCATACCGTTTTTTGGTCTAAATTTGTTGTCAAATGAAGATTGTAGAATAGTAGCGTTATCTTATTTCTCATGCGATCGTTACTTCTTTTGATTTTAGATCTAGTAGCATCAAGAACAAAGCACACATTTTTCTGCAAAACAAGGAAAGACGACAACCTAGAGATGCATTCACGCATATGGcatccgtcctaaattactatttgttttgatttttgtaGGTGCATAGCTATTGATATGTATCTAGATTGATATTATGTCCAGATACATAACAAacattatgtatctagaaaaccaAAACTAATAGTATTTTGGGACAGAAGGAGTAGTAGATAAAAGAAAAGTAGAAAACACAGGACCCAGCAAATTTACGGGACAACAGACATGTAATGCAATCTCAAGCTTCGTCTCAAAACACTGTGATCACAAACTATATAATTTAGAACCTAATAAAAAGTAATATGTGCAGAGCTAGATAGCTAGCTATCTCACCCAGACCACGGTTAATCGATCAAACCGGCGGCTCCGGCTGGCCATCGGCGGGCTCGACGGCGGCACGGCAGATGGGGCAAGTCGAGTGCGAGCGCAGCCACATGTCGATGCACTCCACGTGGAACAGATGCTTGCACGCCGGCAGCCGCCGGACCACCTCGCCGACCTGCACCAGCCCCAGGCATATCACGCACTGCGCCCACCCCGTCGcgtccccgccaccgccgccggcacccTCCCGCTTGTACGCAAACGCCGGGATCGCCGCCGACACGGCGACCGCCGCGACACCCCCgggcccgccgccggcagctgcGCGCAGTGCCGCCTCACGCCTCAgcacggcgcgccgccgccgctgaaccTTGAGGTAGCAGATGGAGAGCGCGACGGCGCAGGCCGTGACGGCGGAGGCCCAGACGATGCCGGCGACCAGGTAGAGGAGGATGAAGGATAAGAAGATGCTGAAGGTGAGGAGCACCGTGAGGTTGTGGTCGCCGTCGTCGTACGGAtccgcggcggcgtccccgggAGGACTGCCTGAGCctggctggtggtggtgctggtacGAGAACCCGGAGAAGAACATTCTAGCTAGTCAGCTTCTTCAGATCACCTCCcaagtgttgctgttgttgATGATGCAAATTAAACAGTGATTGTACTCGTGCAACAATGGAAGCAACATTTATAAGGTACGTAGTGTGCTGGAAGAAGCGAAGCCATAATCTATTCAGGAGATTGAGAGAGATTTGTCACTGAACAAGCAACAGGAACCATATATTAGACTATCCGGCCAATGAGACAGACTAAGAGTTGGGGCTGCTGGGTTTGACTTTGTTGTGTTCATGTTGCAACAGTTGCAGCAATGAAGTCAGACGTCCTTGGATTGATCATGTGCtaaatatttaattgttggaGACAAATGTGCGATTGCGCTAGCGCCAATTCAGTCAtcgcatcatcatcatcatcatccatgaaGTTGTTTCTTAATGTACATTGGAATGTTGTTATTGTTCTACTTGCGATGAAACTATATGTATATGCAGAATTATCAGTGGGGACAAGGCATAAAATTTGCTCACCGCTCGATTTGCCGCACTACTACTGCTTCGTCAGTGCCCCTTCATGAACTGATTTGCACCGTGTTGTTGTGTCAAACCTTATTATTGAAATGCAAGAAGGGTTGATACTTGATACTACTCATAATAGCCTGATATTTTTAGACGGTTCTTTTGTTGCAATAATAAAACATGATGGGCATGGTCGTCTCCGAAGTTAGAGAATGATGGTCATAATTGAGAAACATATAACATAACAAATCCATACAGTTGATAATATGAAATTGGAGGTGTGACCATCAGACCAGGATGTAGGATCCAAGTGCATTTCGCTGAAACTGAACCATCCGCCGTTGACAGTTGACACCGTCAAGTTCATTTGGTAATATTGGTTTGTTCTTGCTGTTGTAATTTTCATGAAACAATGTACAAGCGCAGCTTAAAATTTGCGTTCTAGTATTATGCTACGCATGCGTGGCTTGTTAGGATGTTatagagggaaaaaaaaaagggaacagAAGGCAAATTCTACAGGCACATGACTGATATCTGCACGAGAAGGCATGGTCGCGTTGACCCAGACTGACAAATTGACATGTTGCCACTTTCTAGTTTATTTGGTTTATAACTTTGTGCACAAAAAGAGATGCCAAAAAGTGCAAAGGTAACAAACTTACATTCATGTGTATCCTATGACAGAAAATTCCCCGTAGGTCAATGATTTGCCGCACTAGTGCTCGTGTGCCCCTTCACCAACTGATTCGCTC
This sequence is a window from Setaria italica strain Yugu1 chromosome III, Setaria_italica_v2.0, whole genome shotgun sequence. Protein-coding genes within it:
- the LOC111256717 gene encoding RING-H2 finger protein ATL39-like, giving the protein MFFSGFSYQHHHQPGSGSPPGDAAADPYDDGDHNLTVLLTFSIFLSFILLYLVAGIVWASAVTACAVALSICYLKVQRRRRAVLRREAALRAAAGGGPGGVAAVAVSAAIPAFAYKREGAGGGGGDATGWAQCVICLGLVQVGEVVRRLPACKHLFHVECIDMWLRSHSTCPICRAAVEPADGQPEPPV